The segment AGCGATTCTGCCGACCTCGCAGACGGTGCTCCAGGAGGGCGATCTGGTGCACGTGATGATGCGTACGGACGAGATCGCGAAGGTCGAGGAGGCCTTCGCCGAGGGTCCCGAGGAGGGCGGTCACTGATGCGTGTCGCTATTGCGGGCGCGGGTGCGGTGGGCCGTTCCATCGCGGGCGAGCTCCTGGAGAACGGTCACGAGGTCCTGCTCATCGACAAGGCGCCCACCGCCATCTCGGTGGAGCGGGTGCCGCAGGCGGAGTGGTTGCTGGCCGACGCCTGTGAGATCACCTCGCTCGACGAGGCGGCGCTCCAGCGCTGCAACGTGGTGATCGCGGCGACCGGCGACGACAAGGTGAACCTGGTCGTCTCGCTGCTCGCCAAGACCGAGTACGGCGTGCCGCGGGTCGTCGCCCGGGTGAACAACCCGAAGAACGAGTGGCTGTTCAACGAGGCCTGGGGCGTGGACGTGGCCGTCTCGACCCCGCGCCTCATGTCGGCCCTGGTGGAGGAGGCGGTGAGCGTCGGCGACCTCGTCCGGCTGCTGCGCTTCAGCCACGGCGACGCGAACCTGGTCGAGCTGACGCTGCCGCCGGAGTCGGCGGTCGCCGGCACCGCCGTCGGGGACGTGGCCTGGCCGCAGGACACCTCGCTCGTGACGATCATCCGCGGTTCGCGGGTGCTGACGCCGAGCCCCGAGGAGACCCTGGAGGCGGGCGACGAGCTGCTGTTCGTGGCCGCGCAGGCCCGCGAGGAGCAGCTGGAGGACCTGCTGCAGGTCCGCCGGGAGCCGACGGAGTCCTGAGCACCTGGTGTACGAGGAAGGGCCCGGACCTGTTCGTCAGGTCCGGGCCCTCTCTCGTGCCTTCTCAGGCCTCCGGGTGGCTCTGCGCCGCGGCGGCGGCCGCCTTGCGCTCCTTCTCGGCGAGCTCCTCGGCCTCCATCTCGGCGAAGACGTCGATCGGCGGCGGAGCCTTCGCGAGGAACACCCATGTGAGGTAGACCGCGAGCAGGAACGGCGGGATCTTGAGCGCCACGAGCACCCAGCCGAACTTGGTCGTGTCGGCCCACCAGTACATCGGGAAGAGGATGGCGCACTTGCCGAGCAGGATCAGGCCCCAGGCCCAGCTG is part of the Streptomyces sp. NBC_00250 genome and harbors:
- a CDS encoding potassium channel family protein translates to MRVAIAGAGAVGRSIAGELLENGHEVLLIDKAPTAISVERVPQAEWLLADACEITSLDEAALQRCNVVIAATGDDKVNLVVSLLAKTEYGVPRVVARVNNPKNEWLFNEAWGVDVAVSTPRLMSALVEEAVSVGDLVRLLRFSHGDANLVELTLPPESAVAGTAVGDVAWPQDTSLVTIIRGSRVLTPSPEETLEAGDELLFVAAQAREEQLEDLLQVRREPTES